A stretch of the Lactuca sativa cultivar Salinas chromosome 9, Lsat_Salinas_v11, whole genome shotgun sequence genome encodes the following:
- the LOC111889790 gene encoding uncharacterized protein LOC111889790 — MMLGRSLPSRSGSFRPENLGQNALALIGNVFFTFFVIGVLVFTIIAATYEPEDPLFHPSTKITNFLTSTSNATFVSDSTVVKTGEDFMKANETAFGTFINASDVIKAAKWDAEGETEEKEARDCSDEVDKPIDCTDPEVFHLMMSAAIDQFKDIHFYRFGKPVRGMNDSSCHMAWRFRPKEGKTASLYKDYRSFVISRSVNCSLSVVSIGDYHSGGNARKRKKHQKPGFEKTPMGEDDKNSGIQVVGETVNDSLPVVESEKSFDQGKYLLYNGGGERCKSMDHYLWSFMCALGEAQYLNRTLVMDLSICLSSVYTKSGQDEEGKDFRFYFDFEHLKESASVLDQGQFWSDWNKWHQKDGLSISLVEDFRVTPMKMAHVKDTLIMRKFGSVEPDNYWYRVCEGEAESVIQRPWHMIWKSTRLMNIVSSISSKMNWDFDSVHVVRGEKAKNTEQWPNLASDTSPEALLSSLQDKVDDGRNLYIATDEQDVSFFDPLKDKYSTHFLDEYRELWDENSEWYSEMSKLNNGVPVEFDGYMRASVDTEVFLRGKKQIETFNDLTRDCKDGINTCTISAS, encoded by the coding sequence ATGATGCTTGGGCGTAGTTTACCATCGCGATCTGGTAGTTTCCGGCCGGAGAATCTAGGTCAAAACGCCTTGGCTTTAATCGGAAACGTCTTCTTCACGTTTTTTGTAATCGGTGTTTTAGTCTTCACGATTATCGCCGCGACCTATGAACCTGAGGATCCATTGTTTCATCCTTCAACTAAAATCACAAACTTCCTCACTTCCACTTCCAATGCCACATTTGTATCCGATAGCACCGTCGTGAAAACCGGCGAGGACTTCATGAAGGCCAACGAAACTGCATTTGGCACATTTATCAACGCTTCCGATGTTATCAAGGCGGCGAAATGGGATGCGGAAGGTGAGACCGAAGAAAAGGAAGCACGCGATTGTAGTGACGAGGTTGATAAACCTATAGATTGTACAGATCCAGAAGTTTTTCATCTCATGATGAGTGCTGCGATCGATCAGTTCAAGGATATACATTTCTACAGATTTGGGAAACCCGTTCGTGGAATGAACGACAGTTCTTGTCACATGGCATGGCGATTCAGACCTAAAGAAGGAAAAACCGCTTCACTTTACAAAGACTACCGGAGCTTTGTAATCTCTAGATCTGTCAATTGCAGCCTTAGTGTAGTCTCCATCGGTGATTATCATTCAGGAGGTAACGCAAGGAAGAGGAAGAAGCATCAGAAACCCGGATTTGAGAAAACCCCAATGGGAGAAGATGATAAGAACAGTGGGATACAAGTGGTTGGAGAAACTGTAAACGACTCCCTCCCTGTTGTTGAATCAGAGAAATCATTCGATCAAGGTAAGTACCTACTCTACAATGGCGGTGGAGAAAGATGCAAGAGCATGGATCATTACCTATGGAGTTTCATGTGTGCTTTAGGTGAAGCTCAGTACTTAAACAGAACTTTAGTAATGGACTTAAGTATCTGTTTGTCATCTGTTTACACAAAGTCAGGTCAAGATGAAGAAGGTAAAGACTTCAGATTCTACTTTGACTTCGAGCATTTGAAGGAGTCTGCTAGTGTGTTGGACCAAGGTCAATTCTGGTCAGACTGGAACAAATGGCATCAAAAAGATGGATTAAGTATTTCCCTAGTGGAAGATTTCAGAGTAACTCCCATGAAAATGGCTCATGTGAAGGACACTTTGATAATGAGAAAATTCGGAAGTGTAGAACCTGATAATTATTGGTACAGAGTATGTGAAGGTGAAGCAGAATCTGTTATTCAAAGACCATGGCACATGATATGGAAATCAACAAGATTAATGAACATAGTTTCATCAATATCTTCAAAAATGAACTGGGATTTCGATTCTGTTCATGTTGTAAGAGGTGAAAAAGCTAAAAACACAGAACAATGGCCGAATCTTGCTTCGGATACTTCACCTGAAGCTCTTTTATCATCCCTTCAAGATAAAGTTGATGATGGAAGGAATCTTTATATAGCAACTGATGAACAAGATGTTTCCTTTTTTGACCCTTTGAAAGATAAGTATTCTACTCATTTTCTTGATGAATATAGAGAGTTATGGGATGAAAACAGTGAGTGGTATAGTGAGATGAGTAAGCTGAATAATGGTGTTCCTGTTGAGTTTGATGGATATATGAGGGCTTCTGTTGACACTGAGGTGTTTTTGAGGGGTAAAAAGCAAATTGAGACGTTTAATGATCTTACTAGAGACTGTAAGGATGGGATTAACACGTGCACTATATCAGCTAGCTGA